One window of Penaeus chinensis breed Huanghai No. 1 chromosome 34, ASM1920278v2, whole genome shotgun sequence genomic DNA carries:
- the LOC125043616 gene encoding histone H1-delta-like translates to MVESAAKQAGEAAGRPKYSEMVAAAIKALKERSGSSRQAILKYVLSFYGVEDEKKAGVHVRLALKKGVAGGSLVQVKGTGASGSFKLAKVEGKAEGRKPAAEKPVAKKTTVKKPADKKTSVKKPAAQKTSAKETSAKKTSAKKISAKKTTAKKDVTKKPSVKKESQKKTTKEKVTTKKATAKKPPTKKTALKQPATKKVTKKSAAKKTEKKSTNKKRPHFISKRPSAKRAYPKYSEMVAAALRALNKRNGSSRQAILRFILASFQVGDDRAAGVHLKQAKCTAEERPPIRENRGIPVPRRPH, encoded by the exons ATGGTCGAGAGTGCTGCCAAACAAGCCGGAGAGGCAGCCGGACGCCCCAAGTACAGCGAGATGGTCGCCGCCGCCATCAAAGCCTTGAAGGAGCGGAGTGGTTCCTCCCGTCAGGCGATCCTCAAGTACGTCCTGAGCTTCTacggggtcgaggacgagaagAAAGCAGGCGTTCATGTCCGGCTGGCGCTGAAGAAGGGCGTTGCCGGCGGGTCTCTGGTCCAGGTGAAGGGGACGGGGGCCTCTGGCTCTTTCAAGCTGGCCAAGGTGGAAGgcaaggcggagggaaggaaaccCGCTGCGGAGAAACCGGTCGCGAAGAAGACCACTGTCAAGAAACCAGCCGACAAAAAGACTTCAGTGAAGAAACCAGCCGCCCAAAAGACTTCAGCGAAGGAAACATCCGCCAAAAAGACTTCAGCGAAGAAAATATCCGCCAAAAAGACCACAGCCAAAAAAGACGTGACGAAGAAGCCCAGCGTGAAGAAGGAATCACAGAAGAAAACCACAAAGGAAAAGGTTACGACAAAGAAAGCAACAGCCAAGAAACCGCCGACGAAGAAAACCGCGCTCAAGCAGCCAGCCACCAAGAAAGTGACCAAGAAGTCTGCAgctaagaaaacggaaaagaaatccACAAACAAGAAG CGCCCTCATTTCATATCCAAGCGTCCTTCGGCCAAGCGCGCCTATCCCAAGTACAGCGAGATGGTCGCCGCCGCCCTCAGGGCCCTCAACAAGCGCAACGGCTCCTCCCGGCAAGCCATCCTCAGGTTTATCCTCGCATCTTTCCAGGTCGGAGACGACAGGGCCGCCGGCGTGCACCTGAAGCAGGCG AAGTGCACTGCCGAAGAGCGTCCTCCCATTCGAGAGAACCGGGGAATCCCCGTCCCTCGGCGCCCTCATTAA
- the LOC125043615 gene encoding histone H1-delta-like: MSSTSAKRPPAKRPHPKYSEMVAAALRALKERNGSSRQAILRFILASFQVGDERAAGVHLKQALRRGVVGGSLQQTKGTGASGSFKLSKELKKAAPRKDSVKKKVTKKEKTSGKVVAKKPNAKSATKKLTSKTAAKKPISKTTAKKPISKTAAKKPISKTAAKKPISKTAAKKSTTMIAPKKPTSKTATKKPNATTATKKPGAKSTPNNGAAKKPNSSSKSTTKKVPTKNATKKASAKNVKN, from the coding sequence ATGTCGAGCACGTCCGCCAAGCGCCCTCCGGCCAAGCGCCCCCATCCCAAGTACAGCGAGATGGTCGCCGCCGCCCTCAGGGCCCTCAAGGAGCGCAACGGGTCCTCTCGCCAAGCCATCCTCAGGTTCATCCTCGCTTCCTTCCAGGTTGGGGATGAGAGGGCCGCCGGCGTGCACCTGAAGCAGGCGCTGAGGAGGGGTGTCGTCGGCGGATCCCTGCAGCAGACCAAGGGCACCGGCGCCTCCGGCTCCTTCAAACTTTCGAAGGAGCTGAAGAAGGCTGCGCCCAGAAAGGACTCTGTCAAGAAGAAggtaacgaagaaggagaagacttCGGGAAAGGTGGTGGCAAAGAAACCCAACGCTAAGTCTGCAACGAAGAAACTCACTTCTAAGACTGCAGCGAAGAAGCCCATTTCTAAGACTACAGCGAAGAAGCCCATTTCTAAGACTGCAGCGAAGAAGCCCATTTCTAAGACTGCAGCGAAGAAGCCCATTTCTAAGACTGCAGCGAAGAAATCCACTACTATGATTGCACCGAAGAAGCCCACTtctaagactgcaacaaagaaacccAACGCCacgactgcaacaaagaaacccGGCGCAAAGAGCACACCAAACAACGGAGCAGCGAAGAAACCTAACTCTAGTTCTAAGTCTACAACAAAGAAAGTCCCCACTAAGAATGCAACAAAGAAAGCCAGCGCAAAGAATGTGAAGAATTAA